ATGAAATAAGTACCGAACTCCCCCGCCCCCGGCCGGCCGAACGGCATGTTGTCGCGCAGGATCTTCACCTCTTCGCCGTCCTTGGTGATGGTGGTCAGGGCACTGTGGGAACAGCTCGGCTTGACCGCATCGTCGAGCTCGATATCGGACAGTTTGGTGCGCCCGATAACCCGCTCCTGCGCCTCGACCGACAGCTCGTTCCAGGCCTTCATGTCATGCAGGTACTTCTGCACCAGCACATAACTGCCGCCGCTGAAGGCCGGGTCTTCGTCGCCGACCAGGGTGAATCCGAGTGCCTTGCGCCCGACCGGGTTTTCCGTGCCATCGACAAAACCGATGATGCTGCGCATGTCGAAATAGCGGAAACCCTGGACCTCATCGACCACCGAGACCGCATCGCCCAGCGCCGCGATCAACTGCGTCGCCAGTTCGAAACACAGGTCCATCTGGTCCGCGCGAATGTGCAGCAACAGGTCGCCGGGGGTCGCCACGGCCCGGCGCTCTGCCGGGCCGAACTCGCGAAAGGCGTGCAGGGCCGCCGGGCGCGGACCGCCAAAGAGCCGGTCCCAGGCCGTCGAACCAAAGCCGCAGATGCACGACAGGTTACCCGCAGGCACCCGCTTGCCCACCGAGCGCGTGAGGCCCGCCACGTCTTCGCACCAGCCCCGAACCTTGGCGGCCGCCTCATTGCCGGGGGCCAGGGTGGCGACCATGAAGATCGCGCTGCTGGTAATCGGGTTGCAGACGGCTTGCGGTTCAGGAATATCGTTGGCCATGGGCTGAGTACTCGCTGGAGCGGGAAAGACCGGAGAGTAGCAAATAATCCCCGCACTGCCGTTGACCAGGCGCACGGCTGCAAGCCTCGCGCCCCAAAAACCGCCCCATGAAAAAGGGGCGCCCCTGCGCGCCCCTTCCCTGGATCCCCGGGGTCAGTTCGGCGACGAGCGCACAATCCGCACCGGAACCGATTTGTACGACGGCGTGCCGCTGTCCACATCGATGTAATCCAGCGGCACCAGCCGGTTGGCCTCGGGGTAATAGGCCGCGACCGAACCCGGGGAAATCTTGTATTCGATCGCGGTTATTTTCTCGTAGCGCAGTTGGCGGCCCTGGGTGACCGTCTCGATATCCACCAGGTCGCCATGGGCCAGGCCACGGGCCTCCAGATCCGCCTGGTTGATGAACAGCACGTCGCGGCGGCCGAATACCCCGCGATAACGATCGTCCATGGCGTAGATGGTGGTGTTGTACTGGTCATGGCTACGAATGGTGATCAGGCGCATGACGTCCGCGCCATCGACCACCTTGTCTTCGTGCAACCCGGGAAACACAAAGAACTCGGCCTTGCCTGACGGCGTGAGCCAGATGCGCTCGGTCGGCGGCAACGGCATGCGAAACCCGCCCGGCACACGGATGCGCTGGTTGAACGCGTCGAAGCCGGGCACGGTTTTCTCGATCAGGTCGCGGATCTTGTCGTAGTCGGCGACCAGCGCCTGCCAGGGCACCTTGCTGTCCGGCAGCGTGGCCCGGGCAATACCGGCCACTATCGCCGGTTCCGAGCGCAGGAACTCGGAGGCCGGGGTCAGCTTGCCGGCCGATGCGTGGACCATCGACATCGAGTCCTCGACGGTGATCGACTGACGCACCCCGTCCTGCACATCCAGTTCAGTGCGCCCTAAGCAGGGGAACAGATAAGACTCCCTGGCGACCAGCAGATGGGAGCGATTGAGCTTGGTGCCGATGTGCACGCTCAGGTCGAGCTTGCCCATGGCCGGAAAACACTGGCCCGGGTCGGGCAAGGCGACGGCGAAGTTGCCCCCCAGGCCGATCAGCGCCTTGGCCGTGCCCGCGATCATCGCCTGCATCGCTTGTACCGCATCATGGCCGTGGGCCGCTGGCGGCTTGAAGCCGAATACCTTCTCCAGCCTGTCGAGGAACTCCTGCGACGGTTTCTCGGTAATGCCCACCGTCCTGTTGCCCTGCACATTGGAATGGCCGCGCAACGGGCAAATGCCCGCGCCAGGCTTGCCCAGGTTGCCGCGCAACATGAGCAGGTCACAGATCAGCCGGACATTGGCCGTGCCTTCGTTGTGCTGAGTGATGCCCATGCCGTAGGTGACGATGGTGGCGTTGGATTTCGCATAGGCGGCGGCGACCTTTTCCAGCTCGGCCCGGTGCAGGCCGCTGGCCTGTTCGATATCGGGCCATGCCGTGGCGTGCAGATCGGCCACCAACGCGTCGAACCCGCGGGTGTGCTGGGCGATGAAATCATGGTCGAGGACTTCCCCCACCGTCTGCTCCAGCTCCAGCAGCGCCTTCATGATGCCCTTGATCGCCGCCGCGTCGCCTCCGGCCTTGACCTGGAAGTAGGACGAGGCGATCCGGGTGGAGCCGTAAGTCGCCATTTCAACCATGTCCTGCGGATCGGCAAAGCGCTCGAGCGCGCGTTCGCGCAGGGGGTTGAAGACCATGATCGGCACCTTGCGCCGCGAGGCTTCATGCAGCGTGCCCATCATGCGCGGGTGATTGGTGCCGGGGTTGTGGCCGATGGAAATGATCAGCTCGCAGGCCTCGAAGTCATCCAGCGACACCGTGCCCTTGCCGATACCGATGGAGCGCGGCAGCCCGACGCTGGTCGGTTCGTGGCACATGTTGGAACAATCGGGAAAGTTGTTGCTGCCGTATTCCCGGACGAACAGTTGATACAGGTACGCCGCTTCGTTGGAGGCCCGGCCGGAGGTGTAGAACTCCACCTGCTCCGGTTGCAGCCCGCGGAGTATCTCGCCTATCCGCGCGAACGCCACCTCCCACTCGACCGGCTGGAAGGTATCGCTGGCCCGGTCATACACCAGGGGATGGGTGATGCGCCCCAGGTCTTCCAGCTCGTAATCGCTGCGCAGCAATAACGATGCGACCGGGTGATGGGCGAAGAAGTCCGGAGTGACCCGCTTGTTGGTCGCCTCCCAGGTCACCGCCTTGGCGCCGTTTTCACAGAACTGGAAGGTGGACTTGTGCTCCTTGTCGGGCCAGGCGCAGCCCGGACAATCGAAGCCGTCGGGCTGGTTGGTCCGCAGCAGGGTGACAGGCGCCTTCAACGTATCCATCTGCTCTCGAACCGCCGTCGCGGTAGCCTTGAGCGCCCCCCAGCCGCCAGCGGGGCCGTCGTAGTCACGAATACCGGGTACCTTGCGTCGAGTCGTCATGATCGCTCCCCATACGCCCCGCGCCCTGAGGGGGGGGCGTCGTCGGTTGCCTAGGGTCCGCCGCCAGGGCGGCATTCGGTAACGATCCGGCCGCCCGTATCGAGGGCGGCAGATGTCACGGCTACACGGCAGACAAGACGCGCAACCCGGAACCGGGTACGAGGGCTGGAAACCTTTGGCTCAGCGGCCAAGGGTTGCGGTTGAGTCTTTCACCGTGAATTGAAACCTTAGTGGCACGCTCCCGCCTGTCAAGGCAGTCCACCGCCGGCA
This portion of the Pseudomonas sp. MRSN 12121 genome encodes:
- a CDS encoding Dyp-type peroxidase, encoding MANDIPEPQAVCNPITSSAIFMVATLAPGNEAAAKVRGWCEDVAGLTRSVGKRVPAGNLSCICGFGSTAWDRLFGGPRPAALHAFREFGPAERRAVATPGDLLLHIRADQMDLCFELATQLIAALGDAVSVVDEVQGFRYFDMRSIIGFVDGTENPVGRKALGFTLVGDEDPAFSGGSYVLVQKYLHDMKAWNELSVEAQERVIGRTKLSDIELDDAVKPSCSHSALTTITKDGEEVKILRDNMPFGRPGAGEFGTYFIGYARSPEPIEQMLENMFVGRPAGNYDRLLDFSTAVTGGLFFVPSADLLEAFAERQP
- a CDS encoding FdhF/YdeP family oxidoreductase, translated to MTTRRKVPGIRDYDGPAGGWGALKATATAVREQMDTLKAPVTLLRTNQPDGFDCPGCAWPDKEHKSTFQFCENGAKAVTWEATNKRVTPDFFAHHPVASLLLRSDYELEDLGRITHPLVYDRASDTFQPVEWEVAFARIGEILRGLQPEQVEFYTSGRASNEAAYLYQLFVREYGSNNFPDCSNMCHEPTSVGLPRSIGIGKGTVSLDDFEACELIISIGHNPGTNHPRMMGTLHEASRRKVPIMVFNPLRERALERFADPQDMVEMATYGSTRIASSYFQVKAGGDAAAIKGIMKALLELEQTVGEVLDHDFIAQHTRGFDALVADLHATAWPDIEQASGLHRAELEKVAAAYAKSNATIVTYGMGITQHNEGTANVRLICDLLMLRGNLGKPGAGICPLRGHSNVQGNRTVGITEKPSQEFLDRLEKVFGFKPPAAHGHDAVQAMQAMIAGTAKALIGLGGNFAVALPDPGQCFPAMGKLDLSVHIGTKLNRSHLLVARESYLFPCLGRTELDVQDGVRQSITVEDSMSMVHASAGKLTPASEFLRSEPAIVAGIARATLPDSKVPWQALVADYDKIRDLIEKTVPGFDAFNQRIRVPGGFRMPLPPTERIWLTPSGKAEFFVFPGLHEDKVVDGADVMRLITIRSHDQYNTTIYAMDDRYRGVFGRRDVLFINQADLEARGLAHGDLVDIETVTQGRQLRYEKITAIEYKISPGSVAAYYPEANRLVPLDYIDVDSGTPSYKSVPVRIVRSSPN